A single window of Drosophila suzukii chromosome 3, CBGP_Dsuzu_IsoJpt1.0, whole genome shotgun sequence DNA harbors:
- the Vha16-3 gene encoding V-type proton ATPase 16 kDa proteolipid subunit c, with protein sequence MPEEIAEKDRPAYSFFFGSMGAASAIIFSALGAAYGTAKSGTGIAAMAVMRPELIMKSIIPVVMAGIIAIYGLVVSVLIAGSLSDNYTIRKGYIHLAAGLSVGFAGLAAGFAIGIVGDAGVRGTAQQPRLFVGMILILIFAEVLGLYGLIVAIYLYTK encoded by the coding sequence ATGCCAGAGGAAATTGCTGAAAAGGATAGGCCGGCGTACTCGTTCTTCTTCGGATCCATGGGTGCGGCATCGGCCATCATCTTTTCGGCCCTGGGAGCGGCCTACGGAACGGCCAAGTCTGGCACTGGAATCGCAGCCATGGCCGTGATGCGACCCGAACTGATCATGAAGTCGATCATTCCGGTGGTGATGGCCGGCATTATAGCCATCTACGGACTGGTGGTCTCGGTCCTGATTGCCGGATCGCTGTCGGACAACTATACCATTCGCAAGGGCTACATCCACCTGGCCGCCGGACTGTCCGTGGGATTCGCCGGACTGGCGGCGGGCTTTGCCATAGGCATCGTCGGAGACGCCGGAGTGCGGGGCACCGCCCAGCAGCCACGCCTCTTCGTGGGCATGATCCTGATCCTGATCTTCGCCGAGGTCCTGGGTCTCTATGGCCTCATCGTCGCCATTTACCTGTACACCAAGTAA